The Fimbriimonas ginsengisoli Gsoil 348 genome window below encodes:
- the sdhA gene encoding succinate dehydrogenase flavoprotein subunit gives MAAQRTVVVVGGGLAGLMATMKLAEAGHKVKLFSLVPVKRSHSVCAQGGINGAVNLRGEGDSPYLHFEDTITGGDFLNHQPPVMRMAERAPAIIYLLDRMGVPFNRTSEGLLSFRRFGGTLKHRTAYAGATTGQQLLYALDEQVRRWESTGQVEKYEGWEFLGIVKDSNGACRGITAQNLRTMSIEAFACDAAVIATGGNGLIFGRSTNSIINTGAPVSICYQQGVHYGNPEMVQIHPTAIPGEDKCRLISESVRGEGGRVWVPRNPMDTRNAADIPEPDRWYVCEEMDPKYGNLLSRDIVSFIIYCVCRMGKGVRGQQQAYLDITQLHESRGGPYTREQINDKLEGVLEIYEKFMREDPIANPMRIYPAVHYTMGGLWVDYEMNGDGSWDVDSARNQMTNVPGLYAAGECEYQYHGANRLGANALLSCLVGGEIAAQGIQAYMQNLPLQGASEDASGSMLEDARKQRQAEYDHLKSSNGSENPYRLHAELAEVMWNNCGIWRVQKDLISAQAKLDELAARAHQCDMIDDSGWNNQAVPFARAVVNMIEQSKAIVGGAIARDESRGAHFKMDTPARDDTNWLRTTLADWTAGGPKFSYEPIDTRYIPPRARKYAVNQLSIVKKLMGDDFLSGFEAATGTK, from the coding sequence ATGGCAGCGCAGCGTACGGTCGTCGTCGTCGGGGGTGGTCTTGCCGGGCTGATGGCCACTATGAAGTTGGCGGAAGCCGGGCACAAGGTCAAGCTCTTTAGCCTGGTGCCGGTAAAGCGGTCGCACTCGGTGTGCGCCCAAGGCGGCATCAACGGCGCGGTGAACCTGCGCGGCGAGGGCGACTCTCCCTACCTCCACTTCGAAGACACGATCACAGGAGGCGACTTCCTTAACCACCAGCCCCCGGTCATGCGGATGGCCGAGCGGGCGCCCGCGATCATTTACCTTCTCGACCGGATGGGCGTGCCGTTCAACCGCACGTCGGAAGGGCTCCTCTCGTTCCGCCGGTTCGGCGGCACCCTCAAGCACCGCACCGCCTACGCGGGCGCGACGACCGGCCAGCAGCTTCTTTACGCGCTCGATGAGCAGGTCCGCCGCTGGGAATCCACCGGCCAGGTGGAGAAGTACGAGGGATGGGAGTTCCTCGGCATCGTGAAGGACTCCAACGGCGCCTGCCGCGGCATCACCGCGCAGAATCTGCGGACGATGTCGATCGAGGCGTTCGCATGCGACGCGGCCGTCATCGCGACCGGCGGCAACGGCCTGATCTTCGGCCGCAGCACCAACTCGATCATCAACACCGGCGCGCCGGTTTCGATCTGTTATCAGCAGGGGGTGCATTACGGCAACCCCGAGATGGTGCAAATCCACCCGACCGCGATTCCCGGCGAAGACAAGTGCCGGCTCATCTCGGAGTCGGTCCGCGGCGAAGGGGGCCGGGTCTGGGTGCCGCGCAACCCGATGGACACGAGGAACGCCGCCGACATCCCGGAACCGGACCGCTGGTACGTGTGCGAGGAGATGGACCCCAAGTACGGCAATCTCCTCTCCCGTGACATCGTCAGCTTCATCATCTACTGCGTCTGCCGTATGGGCAAGGGGGTCCGGGGCCAGCAGCAGGCGTACCTCGACATCACCCAACTCCACGAGAGCCGCGGCGGTCCCTACACTCGCGAGCAGATCAACGACAAGTTGGAAGGGGTTCTCGAGATCTACGAGAAGTTCATGCGCGAGGACCCGATCGCGAACCCGATGCGGATCTACCCCGCCGTCCACTACACCATGGGCGGCCTTTGGGTCGACTACGAAATGAACGGCGACGGCTCGTGGGACGTCGACTCCGCTCGGAACCAGATGACCAACGTGCCCGGTCTGTACGCGGCGGGCGAGTGCGAGTATCAGTACCACGGCGCCAACCGCCTCGGTGCGAACGCCCTCTTGAGCTGCCTCGTCGGCGGGGAAATCGCCGCCCAGGGAATCCAGGCGTACATGCAGAACCTCCCGCTTCAGGGGGCTTCCGAGGACGCCTCGGGATCGATGCTGGAAGATGCGCGCAAGCAGCGCCAGGCCGAGTACGACCACCTCAAGTCGAGCAACGGAAGCGAGAACCCTTACCGGCTCCATGCCGAACTGGCCGAGGTGATGTGGAACAACTGCGGCATCTGGCGCGTGCAGAAAGACCTTATTTCGGCCCAAGCGAAGCTCGACGAGCTGGCGGCTCGCGCTCACCAGTGCGACATGATCGACGACTCGGGCTGGAACAACCAAGCCGTTCCGTTCGCCCGCGCGGTGGTCAACATGATTGAGCAGTCGAAGGCGATCGTGGGCGGCGCCATCGCCCGCGACGAGTCGCGCGGCGCCCACTTCAAGATGGACACCCCGGCTCGGGACGACACCAACTGGCTCCGAACCACCCTCGCCGACTGGACGGCCGGCGGTCCCAAGTTCAGCTACGAACCGATCGACACCCGCTACATCCCGCCGCGAGCCCGCAAGTACGCGGTCAACCAGCTCTCGATCGTGAAGAAGCTAATGGGCGACGACTTCCTCAGCGGCTTCGAAGCCGCGACCGGCACGAAGTAA
- a CDS encoding class I SAM-dependent methyltransferase: protein MKPNYGIDAPVVVRNLAAIGGVLIVLAIFLGSRSGFFAPFLWAGISMAGTAAVMWSGSRFGKIAMRDRLVESLGLTGSERVLDIGCGRGLLLIGVAKKLKSGRAVGVDLWRKVDQSGNDRKETLYNARAERVEERVELHTGNMLELPFEPDSFDCVVSSWAIHNLPQKEQRRQALLEAVRVLKPGGKVLIVDIGSVGFYADVLREARMQDVQLSGPNFLFVTPSRQVSARK, encoded by the coding sequence ATGAAACCGAATTACGGCATCGACGCGCCCGTGGTTGTGCGGAACCTCGCGGCGATTGGCGGGGTGCTGATCGTACTCGCTATCTTCCTAGGATCGCGGAGCGGTTTCTTCGCGCCGTTTCTCTGGGCCGGCATTTCGATGGCGGGTACGGCGGCGGTGATGTGGTCAGGAAGCAGGTTCGGCAAGATCGCGATGCGCGACCGGCTCGTGGAGAGCTTAGGACTGACCGGCAGCGAGCGGGTGCTCGACATCGGTTGCGGCCGCGGGCTGCTTCTCATCGGGGTGGCGAAGAAGCTGAAAAGCGGTCGCGCAGTCGGGGTGGACCTGTGGCGTAAGGTCGACCAGTCGGGAAATGATCGCAAAGAGACGCTGTACAACGCCCGCGCCGAGCGGGTGGAAGAACGGGTCGAGCTCCACACCGGCAACATGCTCGAGCTGCCGTTCGAACCGGACAGCTTCGACTGCGTGGTATCGAGTTGGGCCATCCACAATCTGCCCCAGAAGGAACAGCGCAGGCAGGCGCTGCTCGAAGCGGTGCGAGTTCTCAAGCCCGGGGGCAAAGTGCTCATCGTCGACATCGGTTCCGTTGGCTTCTACGCAGACGTTCTGCGGGAAGCCCGGATGCAAGACGTGCAGCTTTCGGGGCCGAACTTTCTGTTCGTCACCCCCTCACGCCAAGTCTCCGCGCGCAAGTAG
- a CDS encoding type II toxin-antitoxin system Phd/YefM family antitoxin has translation MRTITATEFKAKCLEILDHVPQEGIKVTKRGKPVARIYPENNGIMDLCGSAPGIYVGGDILSTGEKWDAES, from the coding sequence ATGAGAACGATCACGGCAACCGAATTCAAAGCGAAGTGCCTGGAGATCTTGGATCACGTTCCTCAGGAGGGAATCAAGGTGACCAAGCGCGGCAAACCCGTGGCGCGGATCTACCCTGAGAACAACGGCATCATGGATCTTTGCGGATCGGCGCCGGGAATTTACGTAGGAGGCGACATCCTTAGCACGGGCGAGAAGTGGGATGCTGAATCTTGA
- a CDS encoding VOC family protein: MFSQGIAEIVLIVDDVTKAAAFYRDVVGLTPMSPASEDWAWFWSGPPEASPRVALRRGKLLFEEHSPLPEGGRFGRLHYAFEVTRDRLEEAVAHVRERGVTVYGPTYFEWMSAKSYYFYDPDGNLLEWWSPDPA; encoded by the coding sequence ATGTTCAGCCAAGGCATCGCCGAAATCGTCCTCATCGTCGACGATGTGACGAAAGCCGCGGCATTCTATAGAGACGTGGTCGGCCTGACCCCGATGTCGCCAGCAAGCGAAGATTGGGCATGGTTTTGGTCCGGCCCTCCCGAAGCGTCCCCGCGGGTTGCCTTGCGGCGGGGCAAACTGCTCTTCGAGGAGCACTCGCCGCTACCGGAAGGCGGGCGCTTTGGCCGGCTCCATTACGCCTTCGAAGTCACCCGGGACCGGTTAGAGGAGGCGGTCGCCCACGTGCGGGAGAGGGGCGTGACGGTATACGGCCCTACTTATTTCGAGTGGATGTCCGCCAAGTCGTACTACTTCTATGACCCGGACGGCAATTTGCTCGAATGGTGGTCGCCCGATCCTGCCTAG
- a CDS encoding M1 family aminopeptidase translates to MFRLRIALAALAAVTCAYGQTRPHNFDLLDVRWSVSLDEPTSSLVGDVTNTLRPTAGAASIQLDFGRLEVDSVTVDGVAATFDHTAPLLTITLPKATDGDKAMAIRVRYHGQPQSGAYFVPASRAFPAHTPVVYTQGEMVDNRFWIPTYDYPDDKATSEGTIDVPEGWFALSNGKLVSKTTKNGRTEFHWKMDKPHATYLISFSAGPYDEGAGSWDGIPINYYVPQGLKDQGEAAFGFTPDIVRFYSKLTGFRYPYAKYTQSAVPDFMFGGMENVTCTTQTINALHPKSTEPIQDTLGLVAHELAHQWFGDTVTCSGWSDAWINEGWATFLPPFYNREKRGMEEFDLNRYDIFQGGLAAHRSAPNRPVVWKGYKDALDMFDNFIYPGGASRMFMLMHEVGEPAFWKATQAYLEQRKYTSFDTPAFFDTYSANLKRDLRPFMRQWFYTAGAPNLTVSMEGTDLVVTQTKPYFTADVAVWVLEGNEWTKKKMSLSGERSYLDLGAQAGRPALVDPECWLMANITSKLPMTSDDIAAVFKAAPNAGEQARIMDTMLGSLTNDQLLALAKTIRTPQVLRRFIGLLKDGSQTFLLDLSRGPDRSVADTAVDHLGALPSSPAVIARLHEIADSDPNESLRQNAFNVLLRMTKDASMADRAWAMDGFRDQYRQIALNWWRQVNQATAREKALEALEKGYPEPTRQLAVSILGQLKDKPGEHRVYDALASVLKETSFGARNNAISALGSYGDKAAIPLLEPFEKAELVFFRRTADEALRKLRAK, encoded by the coding sequence ATGTTTCGTTTGCGGATTGCCCTTGCCGCTTTGGCTGCCGTTACGTGTGCCTACGGTCAGACTCGGCCTCACAACTTCGACCTGCTCGACGTGCGGTGGTCGGTCTCGCTCGATGAACCGACTTCCTCACTCGTCGGCGACGTGACCAACACGCTTCGGCCGACCGCGGGAGCGGCGTCCATCCAGCTCGACTTCGGCCGGCTCGAGGTCGACAGCGTGACCGTGGACGGCGTCGCCGCCACGTTCGACCACACCGCGCCGCTGCTCACGATTACCCTGCCAAAAGCCACGGATGGCGATAAGGCGATGGCGATTCGGGTCCGCTACCACGGCCAGCCGCAATCGGGCGCTTACTTCGTCCCCGCTTCCCGCGCTTTCCCCGCTCATACGCCGGTGGTTTATACGCAGGGTGAGATGGTCGACAACCGATTCTGGATCCCGACCTACGATTATCCGGACGACAAGGCGACGAGCGAAGGGACGATCGACGTCCCCGAGGGTTGGTTCGCGCTAAGCAACGGCAAACTCGTCTCGAAAACCACCAAAAACGGGCGGACCGAGTTCCATTGGAAGATGGATAAGCCGCACGCGACGTATCTGATCTCCTTCTCGGCGGGTCCGTACGACGAGGGTGCGGGAAGCTGGGACGGCATCCCGATCAACTACTACGTTCCGCAGGGGTTGAAGGATCAGGGAGAGGCGGCGTTCGGTTTCACCCCCGATATAGTCCGCTTCTACTCCAAGCTCACCGGGTTCCGCTATCCGTACGCCAAGTACACGCAGTCCGCGGTGCCGGACTTCATGTTCGGCGGCATGGAGAACGTCACCTGCACCACGCAGACGATCAATGCGCTCCATCCGAAGTCGACGGAGCCGATCCAGGACACGCTCGGCCTCGTAGCGCACGAGCTTGCCCACCAGTGGTTCGGCGACACCGTCACCTGCAGTGGCTGGAGCGACGCTTGGATCAACGAGGGGTGGGCCACCTTCTTGCCGCCGTTCTACAACCGCGAAAAGCGGGGGATGGAGGAATTCGACCTTAACCGCTACGACATCTTTCAAGGCGGGCTCGCTGCCCACCGGTCGGCGCCGAATCGTCCCGTGGTTTGGAAGGGATACAAGGACGCTTTGGACATGTTCGACAACTTCATCTATCCGGGTGGGGCGTCGCGCATGTTCATGCTAATGCACGAGGTTGGGGAGCCGGCGTTCTGGAAGGCGACGCAGGCGTACCTGGAGCAGAGAAAGTACACCTCGTTCGACACGCCCGCCTTCTTCGACACCTATTCCGCCAACCTCAAGCGGGATCTCCGGCCATTTATGCGCCAGTGGTTCTACACCGCAGGAGCTCCGAATCTGACCGTATCGATGGAAGGAACGGATCTTGTGGTGACGCAAACGAAGCCGTACTTCACAGCCGACGTCGCGGTGTGGGTGCTGGAAGGGAACGAGTGGACGAAAAAGAAGATGTCGCTATCGGGCGAACGCTCCTATTTAGATCTCGGCGCGCAGGCGGGTCGTCCGGCATTGGTAGATCCCGAGTGTTGGCTAATGGCGAACATCACGAGCAAGCTGCCGATGACCTCCGATGACATCGCGGCGGTCTTTAAGGCGGCCCCCAACGCGGGGGAGCAGGCGCGGATCATGGATACCATGCTTGGCTCGCTGACCAACGATCAGTTACTCGCGCTGGCCAAGACGATCCGAACTCCACAGGTACTTCGACGATTTATCGGATTGCTGAAGGATGGTTCACAGACGTTCCTCCTCGACCTCAGCCGCGGTCCCGATCGAAGCGTGGCGGATACGGCGGTCGACCATCTCGGCGCATTACCGTCTTCCCCAGCGGTGATCGCCCGGTTACACGAAATCGCCGATTCCGACCCAAACGAATCGCTACGGCAGAATGCGTTCAACGTTCTTCTGAGAATGACCAAGGACGCCTCGATGGCGGACCGGGCTTGGGCGATGGACGGATTCCGGGACCAGTACCGTCAGATCGCGCTGAATTGGTGGCGTCAGGTGAACCAGGCCACCGCGCGGGAGAAGGCGCTCGAAGCTCTGGAAAAGGGATATCCGGAGCCGACGCGACAGTTGGCGGTGAGCATCCTCGGCCAGCTCAAAGATAAACCCGGCGAGCACCGGGTGTACGACGCGCTCGCGTCGGTCCTAAAGGAGACATCGTTCGGAGCCCGCAACAACGCGATCTCCGCGCTCGGCAGTTACGGCGACAAAGCCGCCATCCCACTCCTCGAGCCGTTCGAGAAAGCCGAGCTCGTCTTCTTCCGCCGAACCGCCGACGAGGCGCTGCGGAAGCTCAGGGCGAAGTAG
- a CDS encoding nuclear transport factor 2 family protein, which produces MDAAELLLRHLSLVGRAATAEELEIYAADVVAEFPYAPEDHTRRLEGPAAIAQFLENIGKFAEGFRLGDPAIHPTADGCIAEYHGDAVFKSTGRPYSQDYISVIRVESGRIAGIREYYDPLRVLRAMGEID; this is translated from the coding sequence ATGGATGCTGCCGAACTGCTTCTCCGCCACCTTTCGCTCGTGGGACGGGCCGCTACCGCGGAGGAGTTGGAGATCTATGCCGCCGACGTCGTGGCGGAATTCCCGTACGCGCCGGAGGATCACACGCGAAGGCTAGAAGGACCGGCAGCGATCGCTCAGTTCCTCGAGAACATTGGGAAGTTCGCCGAAGGGTTCCGCCTCGGAGACCCGGCGATCCACCCCACCGCCGACGGCTGCATCGCGGAATACCATGGCGACGCGGTGTTCAAGTCCACCGGCCGCCCGTACTCGCAGGACTACATCTCGGTCATCCGAGTGGAGAGCGGTCGAATCGCCGGCATTCGCGAATACTACGATCCACTTAGAGTGTTGCGCGCGATGGGCGAGATTGATTAG
- a CDS encoding BON domain-containing protein gives MKHLAILLATAMAVVACNSQDANDLKRDVGKVAETGGRALGNAQLVARINAALLQRKGVDVSGLHIEARNGVVTLGGHVHDAAEKKRVEEAVKEIRGVDSVVNNLRISKSS, from the coding sequence ATGAAGCATTTGGCGATCCTATTGGCCACCGCGATGGCGGTCGTCGCTTGCAATTCGCAGGACGCGAACGACCTGAAGCGCGACGTCGGCAAGGTCGCGGAGACCGGTGGCCGGGCGCTGGGCAATGCCCAACTCGTCGCCCGAATCAATGCCGCCCTTCTCCAGCGCAAAGGGGTCGATGTGAGCGGCCTTCACATCGAAGCCAGAAACGGCGTTGTGACCCTCGGCGGGCACGTCCACGACGCGGCCGAGAAGAAGCGAGTCGAAGAAGCGGTTAAGGAGATCCGAGGCGTCGACTCGGTGGTCAACAACCTCCGAATCTCCAAGTCTTCTTAA
- a CDS encoding TMEM175 family protein — protein MVRRALVEKAPEVIEGFRMRGTEVSRLEAFADCVFGFGITLLVVNIDTPKDFAHLMIAMRGLVAFGLCFAVFYGVWSRHYTYCRRYGLEDAPVRFLTVVMLFVVLAYLYPLRFLTLVFVTGVLGIKNVGWTPAVGNDINANLGNLFIVYGVGVAAIQLVFSALYGHAYQQRDKLKLDEIEILDTRWWTREQLAYLLIPLLSISIVEFLPYRMIGLAGWIYFGMGFIGWIHGSMHGKRHRALVEKMEAEGRLSEDQLSTENDLVEVPPPA, from the coding sequence ATGGTTCGCCGAGCACTGGTCGAGAAGGCTCCCGAGGTAATCGAGGGGTTTCGCATGCGGGGCACCGAAGTGTCGCGGTTGGAAGCATTCGCCGACTGCGTTTTCGGTTTCGGCATCACCCTGCTGGTCGTCAACATCGACACGCCGAAAGACTTCGCCCACCTGATGATCGCGATGCGCGGCTTGGTTGCGTTCGGTCTGTGCTTCGCCGTCTTTTACGGCGTTTGGTCTCGACACTACACCTACTGCCGCCGTTACGGTCTGGAAGACGCACCGGTGAGGTTCTTGACCGTCGTGATGCTCTTCGTTGTTTTGGCTTATCTGTACCCACTTCGCTTTCTAACCTTGGTGTTCGTAACCGGGGTGCTCGGGATCAAGAACGTGGGGTGGACTCCCGCCGTGGGGAACGACATCAATGCAAATTTGGGAAACCTTTTCATTGTCTATGGGGTGGGAGTTGCCGCGATACAACTGGTCTTCAGCGCTCTCTATGGGCACGCTTACCAGCAACGAGACAAGCTCAAGCTAGACGAGATCGAGATTCTCGATACTCGCTGGTGGACGCGTGAGCAACTGGCTTATCTGCTTATTCCCCTCCTCTCCATCTCCATCGTGGAATTTCTGCCGTACCGAATGATCGGCTTGGCAGGCTGGATTTATTTTGGAATGGGGTTCATCGGTTGGATCCATGGATCGATGCACGGTAAGCGCCACCGCGCATTGGTCGAAAAAATGGAAGCCGAAGGTCGGCTCTCGGAAGACCAGTTGTCCACCGAAAACGACCTCGTCGAAGTACCTCCCCCGGCGTAG
- a CDS encoding type II toxin-antitoxin system VapC family toxin, protein MGRGEGVVLDTHMWIWFHKGDSRLPPELAREIERLKGTVALSSVSIWEALLAIQRGRIVSSLSPEVTVRSWLSQVPMRVIPLDLEIALLSRTLPFAHEDPADRFIAATAYHLRVPLATADSKLRALPWLTTLG, encoded by the coding sequence ATGGGGCGTGGAGAAGGAGTGGTTCTAGATACCCACATGTGGATTTGGTTCCATAAAGGAGACTCTCGTTTGCCTCCCGAATTGGCGAGAGAGATTGAAAGGCTCAAGGGGACCGTTGCCCTTTCGTCCGTCAGTATATGGGAAGCGTTGCTAGCGATTCAACGTGGGCGGATCGTTTCCTCTCTCTCGCCCGAAGTAACCGTGCGGTCCTGGCTGAGCCAGGTTCCAATGCGTGTCATCCCCCTGGATTTAGAAATCGCGCTGCTCTCCCGGACTCTCCCCTTCGCTCACGAAGATCCCGCAGACCGGTTCATCGCGGCAACTGCTTATCACTTGCGGGTTCCGCTTGCAACGGCGGACTCCAAGCTCCGTGCGCTCCCTTGGCTGACCACGCTCGGTTGA
- a CDS encoding MFS transporter: MAAAVSAEKQSGHRSGFIAAWLGWAFDGLDGMLYPLVAVPFVMELLGPGATVPQAAAKAGLIQAIFLVGWAIGGLVFGRIGDALGRSRTLTLTIVTYAAFTGLSFFAHEWWHLAVFRFLAALGIGGEWAAGSALVSETLPARYRPWGSAMLQTGYMIGIILAALTVGSFAGFHSYRYVFLVGVLPAVVTIWIRRSVPEPEEWAGERTARKMPKISDLFGPEVRKATLFTLAVASLALTCSWTLIYFSTQVLRGLPEVKAMAKPAVDDLVRSVTIAYSIWNIVGNFLAAAMARYIGYRRAFIVMAAGGLVAYVVGFAHPRPLDEFKIWMNLSAVFGLGLFALFPLYLPPLFPTLLRTTGAGFGYNFGRIVAAAGTLYLAMSTAGAVSPHQAIYLSGLLFIPIILLAFFMPVLKEGT; encoded by the coding sequence ATGGCGGCAGCGGTTTCAGCGGAGAAGCAATCGGGGCATCGGAGCGGTTTTATCGCCGCGTGGTTAGGGTGGGCGTTCGACGGACTGGATGGGATGCTGTATCCCTTGGTCGCGGTTCCGTTCGTGATGGAGCTCCTGGGGCCGGGAGCGACCGTTCCGCAGGCGGCGGCGAAAGCGGGTCTGATTCAGGCGATTTTTCTCGTTGGCTGGGCGATCGGCGGGCTCGTATTCGGCCGGATCGGAGATGCGCTTGGCCGCTCGCGAACGTTGACGCTCACGATCGTGACTTACGCCGCGTTCACCGGACTTTCCTTCTTCGCCCACGAGTGGTGGCATTTGGCGGTGTTTCGCTTCTTGGCCGCCCTCGGAATCGGCGGAGAGTGGGCGGCGGGGTCGGCGCTGGTCTCCGAGACACTGCCCGCGCGCTACCGCCCCTGGGGGAGCGCGATGCTGCAGACCGGCTACATGATCGGCATCATCTTGGCCGCGCTCACCGTCGGATCGTTTGCCGGCTTCCATTCTTATCGTTACGTGTTCCTCGTCGGCGTTCTCCCGGCGGTCGTCACGATCTGGATTCGGCGCTCGGTCCCGGAGCCGGAGGAGTGGGCAGGCGAGCGGACCGCCCGGAAGATGCCGAAGATTTCCGACTTGTTCGGGCCGGAAGTTCGGAAGGCGACGTTGTTTACGCTCGCCGTTGCCAGCCTCGCCCTCACTTGCTCGTGGACCCTTATCTACTTCTCCACCCAGGTGCTGCGCGGCCTGCCCGAGGTAAAGGCGATGGCCAAACCCGCGGTGGACGATCTTGTCCGTAGCGTGACGATCGCGTACTCGATCTGGAATATCGTGGGCAACTTCCTCGCCGCGGCGATGGCCCGCTACATCGGATACCGTCGCGCGTTTATCGTCATGGCGGCGGGCGGCTTGGTCGCCTATGTGGTCGGATTCGCGCATCCGCGCCCGCTCGACGAATTCAAGATCTGGATGAACCTGTCCGCGGTCTTCGGGCTCGGTCTCTTCGCGTTGTTCCCGCTGTACCTGCCACCGCTCTTTCCGACCCTGTTGCGAACCACCGGGGCCGGGTTCGGCTATAACTTCGGCCGAATCGTTGCCGCCGCCGGAACCCTGTACCTGGCGATGTCCACCGCGGGGGCGGTGAGCCCGCACCAGGCGATCTACCTATCGGGCCTGCTGTTCATTCCGATCATCCTCCTGGCATTCTTCATGCCGGTACTGAAGGAAGGAACTTAA
- a CDS encoding type II toxin-antitoxin system Phd/YefM family antitoxin, which translates to MKTISVTEFKAHCLRLLEESKKTGEPIELTKRGKPFATVTPAASEASYKPGQFRDQFQIVGDIVEPLLSPEEWGVEKEWF; encoded by the coding sequence ATGAAGACGATTTCAGTGACGGAGTTCAAGGCGCACTGCCTCCGGCTTCTGGAGGAGTCAAAAAAAACTGGTGAACCGATAGAGCTCACAAAGCGGGGAAAGCCGTTCGCAACAGTCACACCGGCGGCTAGTGAGGCTTCTTACAAACCGGGACAGTTCCGGGATCAATTTCAAATCGTAGGGGACATCGTGGAACCGCTTCTCAGTCCTGAGGAATGGGGCGTGGAGAAGGAGTGGTTCTAG
- a CDS encoding type I restriction enzyme HsdR N-terminal domain-containing protein — MNRQDIQRELAEIKEENATLGAPENESNTCDHVILPLLKSMGYSRRDICSRSPDAAGKFPDYTLLPESAHTWFLEAKSWKERLHPRDVDQAINYAHRQGKRWVVLTNGREWRLYDDQIPNVSNEDRLVAEASIKDESEFTDLLEALSKANVLSGAIERSVVATQLRSVLEGQLTQKDSEVVKAVTRAVQKMPGMQSVKSSDIAAYFGQRALAPIKQTKDREPAEAPEPKLVEATTQIRPTKVVGLTATHRGTKPVRLIFSPGDELEVTTWKAVAREIISRLVNAGSPPPIPYRIGRSKGFFLAEEGSTMREPMKFGELAMESHFSADDLMRNTIAVCDSVQFDWSAIRIEVVQP; from the coding sequence ATGAACAGGCAAGATATCCAGCGCGAACTCGCAGAGATAAAGGAAGAAAACGCAACACTCGGGGCTCCTGAGAATGAATCAAACACCTGCGACCATGTCATTCTTCCGCTCCTCAAAAGTATGGGGTACTCGCGTCGCGACATCTGTTCGCGCTCGCCTGACGCCGCGGGTAAGTTTCCCGACTACACCCTCCTTCCAGAATCCGCGCACACATGGTTCTTGGAAGCCAAAAGTTGGAAGGAACGGTTGCACCCCCGTGATGTTGACCAAGCCATCAATTACGCTCACCGACAGGGTAAGCGCTGGGTCGTCCTAACCAACGGTCGCGAATGGCGTCTTTACGACGACCAGATTCCCAATGTATCCAACGAGGATCGTCTGGTGGCTGAAGCTTCGATCAAAGACGAAAGCGAATTCACAGACCTTCTTGAAGCCCTATCAAAAGCAAACGTTCTAAGTGGAGCCATTGAGCGGAGCGTTGTCGCGACTCAACTTAGAAGTGTGCTGGAGGGCCAACTTACCCAGAAAGACAGCGAAGTCGTAAAGGCAGTGACGCGAGCCGTACAAAAGATGCCGGGGATGCAATCCGTTAAATCTTCCGACATTGCCGCTTACTTTGGGCAACGAGCCCTCGCGCCAATCAAGCAAACGAAAGATAGAGAACCAGCGGAGGCACCGGAGCCGAAACTCGTCGAGGCAACAACGCAGATCCGGCCAACGAAGGTGGTCGGGCTCACCGCAACTCACCGGGGTACCAAGCCTGTCCGCCTGATTTTTAGTCCCGGAGACGAACTTGAGGTCACCACCTGGAAAGCAGTCGCCCGTGAGATCATCAGCCGACTCGTTAACGCCGGCAGTCCTCCGCCGATCCCCTACCGAATCGGCCGAAGTAAAGGCTTCTTCCTCGCCGAAGAAGGGTCTACGATGCGGGAGCCGATGAAGTTCGGTGAACTGGCCATGGAAAGCCACTTCAGCGCTGACGACCTTATGCGTAACACGATCGCTGTCTGCGACTCAGTGCAGTTCGACTGGAGCGCCATACGGATAGAGGTTGTCCAGCCATAA